A genomic segment from Luteolibacter ambystomatis encodes:
- a CDS encoding MgtC/SapB family protein — protein sequence MLGVLSFGLTAESLLRIALAVIAGGILGFERQHHGRAAGLRTIMIVCLASCVAMVVSDIFYRESFQATGTTHPDPARLAAGVLAGMGFLGAGVIVHQQKTNITRGVTTAATLWFSAIIGICFGAGAIGLGAVGTGIATVVLYFVPKFERNIQKDAYADLAVRMNQVADVETVTGAIESLDAKVKGMSWEEDLATGERFLKFHVKFKSQRSKTLPQQLMSSLSALPGVKTIHWQG from the coding sequence ATGCTCGGAGTGCTCTCGTTCGGACTGACGGCGGAATCGTTGCTGCGGATCGCGCTGGCGGTGATCGCGGGAGGCATCCTCGGTTTCGAGCGCCAGCACCATGGCCGTGCCGCGGGCCTGCGCACGATCATGATCGTCTGTCTCGCGTCCTGCGTGGCGATGGTGGTGTCGGATATTTTCTACCGCGAAAGTTTCCAGGCCACCGGCACCACGCATCCGGATCCCGCGCGTCTGGCGGCAGGCGTGCTGGCCGGCATGGGATTCCTCGGTGCGGGAGTGATCGTCCACCAGCAGAAGACCAATATCACGCGCGGCGTGACCACCGCGGCGACGCTGTGGTTCAGCGCGATCATCGGGATCTGCTTCGGAGCCGGAGCCATCGGACTCGGAGCGGTCGGTACCGGTATCGCCACCGTGGTCCTCTACTTCGTGCCGAAGTTCGAGAGGAACATCCAGAAGGACGCCTACGCGGATCTCGCAGTGAGGATGAACCAGGTCGCGGATGTGGAAACCGTGACCGGCGCGATTGAATCCCTCGACGCGAAGGTGAAAGGCATGAGCTGGGAGGAAGATCTCGCGACCGGGGAGCGCTTCCTGAAGTTCCACGTGAAATTCAAGAGCCAGCGTTCGAAGACCTTGCCACAGCAGTTGATGAGCAGCCTGTCGGCGCTGCCGGGAGTGAAAACGATCCACTGGCAGGGATAA
- a CDS encoding mechanosensitive ion channel domain-containing protein, whose translation MIRALAATFLLLSGSIPLHAQLSNLLAKDAPKQAEVAETPQQMRDRWQAWLDDAKAQLVRLDDPAAETQLPAGVTTGEYADRRRDMQSTMASLERCLKSKALLDASAKEATRAREARADWHGFKEPPPYSVLLVDDLRNQRDVAHERKNTAESSISLMERMMEEARQLSAKADADVRRAEEAAASNDKDMAAKWRLDAAKVRQRMLVTRIESANSGIAVQRNDLAAAMDDLSLAEIKISAAAAQQAFLKDDLDKIRKAAADRQTALRKEVEGLDKRRRAVLAERRKLEPVPGADGKTPPADELTRLKLDGAQDRADALEFSVDLLGSLGQLENQMLEAYDARHTLMTSTDPDARAAARKSLGDILNRVGPWETFVDNQFNLAGAKLRSQEAKASSLAADDPKLQPINDVRDALGEQMAVIQRVKQGIDLATRLIHRWLEDYDKDVQKQSWGERTSSFFRSVWRGIRSVWQFEVFHVDNKGVTLGRLVIALLLFAFGYFVASRITRRLQRAVVARGRVAEAQAGTLRRWLMVLLGFFLVVGTLQVMKIPLTVFAFFGGALAIGLGFGTQTLIKNFISGIIMLFERNIRVGDIVDVGGSVGTVSEINTRSSIIRSVDGLETVVPNSMFLENKITNWTHTNRRLRRSIRIGVSYGSPSQKVADILVDCANRHGKVLKDPEPMALFEDFGDNALLFSLYFWVELAGNTNAALVSSDLRFMIEKRLTEAGIGIPFPQRDLRLVTETPLQVEWAPRPEDAR comes from the coding sequence ATGATTCGCGCGCTGGCCGCCACCTTCCTGCTGTTGTCGGGCTCCATTCCCCTCCATGCGCAGTTGTCGAACCTGCTGGCGAAAGATGCCCCCAAGCAAGCCGAGGTGGCGGAGACCCCGCAGCAGATGCGCGACCGCTGGCAGGCATGGCTGGATGATGCGAAGGCGCAGCTCGTGCGGCTCGATGACCCGGCGGCGGAAACCCAGTTGCCGGCGGGCGTGACCACCGGCGAATACGCGGACCGCCGCCGTGACATGCAGTCGACCATGGCGTCCCTGGAGCGTTGCCTGAAAAGCAAGGCGCTGCTGGATGCCAGTGCGAAGGAAGCCACCCGCGCCCGTGAGGCCCGTGCGGATTGGCACGGCTTCAAGGAACCGCCCCCTTATTCGGTGCTGCTGGTGGATGATCTCCGCAACCAGCGGGACGTGGCGCACGAGCGCAAGAACACCGCCGAGTCTTCCATCAGCCTGATGGAGCGGATGATGGAGGAAGCCCGCCAGTTGTCCGCCAAGGCGGATGCGGATGTGCGGAGGGCCGAGGAGGCGGCGGCGTCGAACGACAAGGACATGGCTGCGAAGTGGCGGCTGGATGCCGCGAAAGTCCGCCAGCGCATGCTGGTGACCCGCATCGAGTCGGCGAACAGCGGCATCGCCGTCCAGCGCAACGATTTGGCCGCCGCCATGGACGATCTTTCCCTGGCGGAGATCAAAATTTCCGCCGCCGCGGCCCAGCAGGCCTTCCTCAAGGACGACCTGGACAAGATCCGCAAGGCAGCGGCCGACCGCCAGACGGCGTTGCGCAAGGAGGTGGAGGGCCTCGACAAGCGCCGCCGTGCCGTTCTCGCCGAGCGCCGCAAGCTGGAGCCGGTGCCTGGCGCGGATGGCAAGACCCCGCCGGCGGATGAGCTCACCCGGCTGAAGCTGGATGGCGCCCAGGACCGCGCGGACGCGCTGGAGTTTTCCGTGGATCTTCTCGGCTCGCTCGGCCAGTTGGAGAACCAGATGCTGGAGGCGTATGACGCCCGTCATACCTTGATGACCTCCACCGATCCGGATGCACGGGCTGCGGCGCGCAAGTCGCTGGGTGATATTCTCAATCGTGTCGGACCGTGGGAAACCTTTGTGGACAACCAGTTCAACCTGGCCGGGGCGAAGCTCCGCAGCCAGGAGGCCAAGGCATCTTCCCTGGCGGCGGACGATCCGAAACTCCAGCCGATCAATGACGTCCGTGACGCACTGGGCGAGCAGATGGCGGTCATCCAGCGTGTGAAGCAGGGCATCGATCTGGCCACCCGCCTCATCCACCGCTGGCTGGAGGACTACGACAAGGACGTGCAGAAGCAGTCGTGGGGCGAGCGCACGTCGTCGTTCTTCCGTTCGGTGTGGCGCGGCATCCGCAGCGTCTGGCAGTTCGAGGTCTTCCACGTGGACAACAAGGGGGTGACCCTCGGCCGCCTGGTCATCGCGCTGTTGTTGTTCGCGTTCGGCTATTTCGTCGCCTCGCGGATCACCCGGCGCTTGCAACGTGCCGTGGTCGCCCGCGGACGCGTGGCGGAGGCCCAGGCCGGGACGCTGCGGCGCTGGCTGATGGTGTTGCTCGGGTTCTTCCTCGTGGTCGGCACCCTGCAGGTGATGAAGATCCCTCTCACCGTCTTCGCGTTCTTCGGCGGTGCGCTCGCCATCGGTCTGGGTTTCGGCACGCAGACGCTGATCAAGAATTTCATCAGCGGCATCATCATGCTCTTCGAACGGAATATCCGCGTGGGTGACATCGTGGACGTCGGTGGATCGGTGGGCACGGTATCCGAGATCAACACCCGCTCATCCATCATCCGCAGCGTGGATGGGCTGGAGACGGTGGTGCCGAATTCCATGTTCCTGGAGAACAAGATCACCAACTGGACCCATACCAACCGCCGTCTGCGCCGCAGCATCCGCATCGGAGTTTCCTATGGCTCTCCCAGCCAGAAGGTGGCGGATATCCTCGTCGATTGCGCGAACCGCCATGGCAAGGTGCTGAAGGATCCGGAACCGATGGCCCTGTTCGAAGACTTCGGCGACAATGCGCTGCTGTTCTCCCTCTATTTCTGGGTCGAACTGGCGGGCAATACCAATGCCGCGCTCGTCTCCAGCGACCTGCGCTTCATGATTGAAAAGCGCCTCACGGAAGCGGGCATTGGCATCCCCTTCCCGCAGCGCGACCTGCGTCTCGTTACCGAGACGCCATTGCAGGTGGAATGGGCGCCGCGGCCCGAGGATGCCAGATAG